Proteins encoded in a region of the Vicia villosa cultivar HV-30 ecotype Madison, WI linkage group LG5, Vvil1.0, whole genome shotgun sequence genome:
- the LOC131603821 gene encoding hexokinase-1-like has protein sequence MGRVAVGAAVVCTAAVCAAAALVVRHRMINSRKWTRGLAILKEFEEKCGTPIGKLRQLADAMDVEMHAGLASEGGSKLSMLISYVDNLPTGDEEGLYYALDLGGTNFRVLRVHLGGKDKGVVNQEFDEVSIPPHLMTGSSEGLFDFIAAALAKFVESEPEGFHPPPGRQRELGFTFSFPVKQTSISSGTLIKWTKGFSIDDTVGEDVVGELTKSLEKIGLDMRVAALVNDTIGTLAGGRFYNQDVIAAVILGTGTNAAYVERAHAIPKWHGLMPKSGDMVINMEWGNFRSSHLPLTEYDQELDAESLNPGEQIFEKLLSGMYLGEVVRRALLKMAEEAEFFGDTVPAKLKIPFILRTPDMSSIHHDTTPDLKVVGSKLKDILEVSNTSLKQRKIIIELCDIVASRGARLAAAGILGILKKIGRDTVKAREKQKSVIALDGGLFEHYTKFRDCLENTLKELLGDEVAETVVIEHANDGSGIGAALLAASHSLYLGVEES, from the exons atggGTAGAGTTGCAGTGGGAGCTGCGGTTGTTTGCACCGCCGCCGTCTGTGCCGCGGCGGCGCTGGTGGTGCGCCACCGTATGATAAATTCGAGAAAGTGGACACGTGGATTGGCTATATTGAAGGAGTTTGAGGAAAAGTGTGGGACCCCTATTGGGAAGCTTAGACAGTTGGCTGATGCTATGGATGTTGAGATGCATGCTGGTCTTGCATCTGAAGGTGGTAGCAAGCTTAGTATGTTAATCAGCTATGTTGATAATCTTCCAACTGG GGATGAGGAAGGACTCTATTATGCACTAGATCTTGGTGGCACGAACTTCCGCGTTCTTCGTGTTCATTTAGGTGGAAAAGATAAAGGTGTTGTTAACCAAGAGTTCGATGAAGTTTCCATTCCTCCTCATTTGATGACTGGTTCTTCAGAG GGATTGTTTGATTTTATAGCCGCAGCTCTTGCTAAATTTGTTGAGTCGGAACCGGAAGGTTTTCATCCTCCACCTGGCAGACAAAGAGAACTCGGTTTTACGTTCTCATTCCCAGTGAAGCAAACATCTATTTCATCCGGGACTCTGATAAAATGGACTAAGGGTTTCAGCATTGATGATACC GTTGGCGAAGATGTGGTGGGAGAACTAACCAAGTCCTTGGAAAAAATTGGCCTGGATATGCGGGTTGCGGCTCTA GTTAATGATACAATTGGAACATTGGCTGGAGGCAGATTCTACAATCAGGATGTCATTGCGGCTGTGATTCTCGGTACAGGGACTAATGCAGCATACGTAGAACGCGCACATGCTATTCCAAAATGGCACGGCCTTATGCCAAAATCAGGAGATATG GTTATAAACATGGAATGGGGTAATTTCCGATCTTCTCACCTTCCTCTAACCGAATATGATCAAGAACTTGATGCTGAAAGCTTAAACCCTGGAGAACAG ATTTTTGAGAAACTGCTTTCTGGCATGTATTTGGGCGAAGTTGTACGGAGAGCTTTATTGAAGATGGCCGAAGAGGCCGAGTTTTTTGGCGATACCGTCCCTGCCAAGTTGAAAATTCCATTTATACTTAG GACACCTGACATGTCTTCCATCCACCACGACACTACGCCGGATCTGAAAGTGGTTGGGTCCAAATTGAAGGATATATTGGAG GTCTCTAACACGTCACTAAAACAAAGGAAGATCATTATTGAACTTTGTGACATCGTTGCTTCTCGCGGTGCGCGTCTTGCTGCTGCTGGTATATTAGGAATCCTCAAGAAAATAGGAAGAGACACAGTCAAGGCCAGGGAGAAGCAAAAGTCGGTGATAGCATTAGACGGAGGGCTGTTTGAACACTACACGAAATTCAGAGATTGCTTGGAGAATACACTGAAGGAATTGCTTGGAGATGAAGTGGCCGAAACAGTTGTCATTGAGCATGCAAATGATGGTTCAGGCATTGGAGCCGCGCTTCTAGCAGCTTCACATTCCCTGTATTTGGGAGTCGAAGAGTCATAA
- the LOC131608175 gene encoding probable 3-hydroxyisobutyrate dehydrogenase-like 1, mitochondrial yields MPLPFLHFRTLYHRISHSHTPLIIRNLMATAVPITPSNTRLGWIGTGVMGQSMCAHLIRAGYTLTVFNRTPSKAQPLLDIGANLAASPHDVASQSDVVFTIVGYPSDVRSVLLDPNSGALAGLKPGGILVDMTTSDPSLAVEIAAAASSKNCHSIDAPVSGGDRGARNGTLAIFAGGEESIVKKLEPLFTQLGKVNYMGSSGKGQYAKLANQITIASTMVGLIEGMVYAHKAGLDVSLYLDAISTGAAGTKSLDLYGKRILKRDFAAGFYVNHFVKDLGICLKECEKLGIALPGLALAQQLYASLKAHGEGDLGTQALILVLERLNNVSLPVLV; encoded by the coding sequence ATGCCACTACCATTCCTACATTTCCGTACACTCTACCACCGCATCAGCCACTCTCACACTCCTCTCATCATTCGCAACCTCATGGCCACCGCCGTACCCATAACCCCATCAAACACCCGCCTTGGATGGATCGGCACCGGTGTAATGGGCCAATCCATGTGCGCCCATCTCATCCGAGCCGGCTACACCCTCACCGTCTTCAACCGCACCCCATCCAAAGCCCAACCACTCCTCGACATCGGAGCCAACCTCGCCGCCTCCCCTCACGACGTCGCCTCCCAATCCGATGTCGTTTTTACCATCGTCGGCTACCCCTCCGACGTCCGCTCCGTCCTTCTCGACCCTAACTCCGGCGCCCTCGCCGGACTCAAACCCGGAGGAATCCTCGTCGACATGACCACCTCAGATCCCAGCCTCGCCGTCGAAATCGCCGCCGCTGCATCCTCCAAAAACTGCCACTCAATCGACGCCCCAGTCTCCGGCGGTGACCGCGGCGCAAGGAACGGAACCCTAGCCATCTTCGCCGGTGGAGAAGAATCAATAGTCAAAAAACTCGAACCCTTGTTCACACAATTGGGTAAAGTGAACTACATGGGTAGTAGCGGAAAAGGCCAATACGCGAAGCTAGCTAATCAGATAACAATAGCATCAACAATGGTAGGATTGATTGAAGGAATGGTTTATGCTCACAAAGCCGGACTCGATGTGAGTTTGTATCTCGACGCGATTTCGACCGGTGCAGCCGGGACGAAGTCACTTGATTTATACGGTAAGAGGATCTTGAAGAGGGATTTTGCAGCAGGGTTTTACGTGAACCATTTTGTGAAGGATTTGGGGATTTGTTTGAAGGAGTGTGAGAAATTGGGTATTGCTTTGCCTGGTTTGGCACTTGCTCAACAGCTTTACGCGTCGCTTAAGGCTCATGGTGAAGGTGATTTGGGGACTCAGGCACTTATTTTGGTTCTTGAGAGACTCAACAATGTTTCTCTACCAGTTCTGGTTTGA
- the LOC131603822 gene encoding uncharacterized protein LOC131603822 has protein sequence MYTNISKTQAFPLASKISSQPRCFNSLPISNTQFSSHKKSIFTNPRCKFRTFEMGKPLNAYGLMLQIARRYCGARSAEKELPWLEMDGIKEGRLAEKAKRINVRGSVHEDSVKSVSVKSSWEQSVDRLEKTTVPEFKPKLRDSTFSVKGGDSGEGKNSGFVEKARERRSDGGSRYGRVDDKRSGGGSRYGRFDDKRSASNKPSSRYGKFDDKRSANNSPSSRYGRFDDKRSASNTHSKRYGKFDDNVEERMDDNVEERIDDEMENGENVEGVDDPRWDNIRNRFQGGSERPEYRRWDSNENWGRKTWREATESTVPKVVGEGIYGVGPVLAALSAGRREFYALYVQQGLDLSSNNRKKKDKKGFERVLKMAENLNISVKETSKHDLNMVADNRPHQGLVLDASPLEMVRIQELEPFSLEEGKGSLWVALDEVTDPQNLGAIIRSSYFFGATGIVLCAKNSAPLSGVVSKASAGSLELMELRYCKNMMQFLVSSAENGWRVLGGSVASKAISLNEIESGPPTILVLGSEGTGLRPLVERSCTQLVKIAGNIPLDSCNSELEGESTGLNGEGAGKEFLSFLAVESLNVSVAAGVLLHHLIGGKSSVESLSDANRQISE, from the coding sequence ATGTATACCAATATCTCCAAAACCCAAGCATTTCCTCTTGCATCTAAAATATCATCGCAACCCAGATGCTTCAATTCACTCCCCATTTCAAACACCCAATTTTCTTCTCATAAAAAATCAATCTTTACAAACCCCAGATGTAAATTTCGAACCTTTGAAATGGGAAAACCCTTAAATGCATATGGGTTGATGTTGCAGATTGCTAGAAGATATTGTGGCGCGAGAAGTGCTGAAAAGGAACTTCCTTGGCTAGAAATGGATGGAATTAAGGAAGGTAGATTGGCGGAGAAAGCAAAAAGGATCAATGTTAGAGGTTCTGTTCATGAGGATTCAGTGAAGAGTGTGAGTGTTAAGTCCTCTTGGGAGCAATCAGTTGATAGGTTAGAGAAAACAACAGTTCCAGAATTTAAGCCGAAGTTGCGGGATTCGACTTTCTCTGTGAAAGGTGGTGATTCGGGTGAGGGGAAGAATAGTGGGTTTGTCGAGAAGGCGAGAGAGCGGagaagtgatggtggtagtagaTATGGTAGAGTTGATGATAAGAGAAGTGGTGGTGGTAGTAGATATGGTAGGTTTGATGAtaagaggagtgctagcaacaagCCCTCTAGTAGGTATGGCAAATTTGATGATAAGAGGAGTGCTAACAACTCACCTTCTAGTAGATATGGTAGATTTGATGATAAGAGAAGTGCTAGCAACACGCACTCTAAAAGATATGGTAAATTTGATGATAATGTTGAAGAAAGAATGGATGATAATGTTGAAGAAAGAATTGATGATGAAATGGAGAATGGGGAGAATGTGGAGGGTGTTGATGATCCAAGGTGGGATAACATAAGGAATAGGTTCCAAGGTGGATCGGAAAGACCTGAATATCGAAGATGGGATAGTAATGAGAATTGGGGTAGAAAGACATGGAGAGAGGCTACTGAATCGACTGTGCCTAAGGTTGTTGGTGAAGGAATCTATGGGGTTGGTCCAGTTTTGGCTGCTTTGTCAGCTGGAAGAAGGGAGTTCTATGCATTGTATGTGCAACAAGGGTTGGATTTGAGTAGCAACAATAGGAAAAAGAAAGACAAGAAAGGATTCGAGAGGGTTCTAAAGATGGCTGAAAACCTCAATATAAGTGTAAAAGAAACATCAAAGCATGATTTGAATATGGTAGCGGACAATCGACCTCATCAAGGTTTGGTATTAGACGCTTCGCCGCTTGAGATGGTGAGAATACAAGAATTGGAACCTTTTTCTCTTGAGGAAGGCAAGGGTTCTCTTTGGGTAGCTTTGGACGAGGTTACTGATCCTCAGAATTTGGGGGCAATTATCAGGTCTTCATATTTTTTTGGAGCTACCGGGATAGTTTTATGTGCCAAGAATTCAGCTCCATTGAGTGGTGTTGTTAGCAAAGCAAGTGCGGGATCACTTGAGTTAATGGAACTTAGATATTGCAAAAACATGATGCAGTTCTTAGTATCATCCGCCGAAAACGGTTGGCGGGTTCTTGGAGGATCTGTCGCCTCTAAAGCGATTTCATTAAATGAGATCGAATCTGGTCCGCCGACTATTCTTGTTTTGGGCAGTGAAGGCACTGGTTTGAGGCCTTTGGTAGAGAGATCATGTACTCAGTTGGTTAAAATTGCTGGTAATATTCCTCTTGACTCATGTAATAGTGAACTAGAAGGTGAAAGTACCGGTTTAAATGGCGAGGGCGCTGGTAAAGAGTTTCTTTCATTTTTGGCTGTGGAAAGCTTAAATGTTAGTGTAGCAGCAGGTGTGCTTCTTCATCACTTAATTGGTGGTAAAAGCTCTGTCGAATCTTTGTCGGACGCAAATAGACAGATTTCTGAGTGA